Proteins from a genomic interval of Osmia bicornis bicornis chromosome 13, iOsmBic2.1, whole genome shotgun sequence:
- the LOC114871756 gene encoding glycine receptor subunit alpha-4 isoform X3: protein MTRQSLVILCCYLYTLFDMAALHFPESDLEEYGRKEASLSLRDILPLNPKQYDKHRAPKFLGQPTIVYFHVTVLSLDSINEESMTYVADIFLAQSWRDSRLRLPENMSEEYRILDVDWLHNIWRPDCFFKNAKKVTFHEMSIPNHYLWLYHDKTLLYMSKLTLVLSCAMKFESYPHDTQICSMMIESLSHTTQDLVFIWNMTDPLVVNPEIELPQLDISNNYTTDCTIEYSTGNFTCIQIVFNLRRRLGYHLFHTYIPSALIVVMSWIAFWIKPEAIPARVTLGVTSLLTLATQNTQSQQSLPPVSYVKAIDVWMSSCSVFVFLSLMEFAVVNNYMGPVATKAMKGYSDEDLREAIDEFKTPMRNDSERSRSPVRPATVQYDTCCQGRATAIYIDKFSRFFFPFSFLILNVVYWSTFL, encoded by the exons ATGACGAGGCAATCTCTGGTGATCCTATGCTGCTACCTGTACACGCTCTTTGACATGGCGGCCCTACATTTTCC GGAGTCGGATCTCGAGGAGTACGGCAGGAAGGAGGCCTCTTTGTCACTGAGAGACATCCTACCATTGAATCCGAAGCAGTACGACAAGCACAGGGCGCCGAAGTTCTTGGGGCAGCCTACTATCGTCTACTTCCATGTCACCGTGCTCAGTCTCGACTCCATAAACGAGGAGTCTATG ACGTACGTTGCAGACATATTTCTGGCACAGAGTTGGCGGGATTCGAGACTTCGACTTCCGGAGAACATGTCCGAAGAGTATAGAATATTGGACGTTGACTGGCTGCACAATATCTGGAGGCCTGACTGCTTCTTCAAGAACGCGAAGAAGGTCACCTTCCATGAGATGTCGATACCGAATCATTATCTTTGGCTTTATCACGACAAGACTCTACTTTACATGTCAAA ATTGACCCTCGTTCTTTCCTGCGCGATGAAGTTTGAGTCTTATCCACACGATACTCAGATTTGCTCAATGATGATCGAAAGTT TGTCACACACAACGCAGGACCTGGTGTTCATATGGAACATGACGGATCCATTGGTGGTGAATCCAGAGATCGAGCTGCCGCAGTTGGACATTTCGAACAATTACACGACCGACTGCACGATCGAATACTCGACCGGGAACTTCACGTGCATTCAAATAGTGTTCAATCTGCGTCGTCGTCTCGGCTATCACCTCTTCCATACGTATATACCGTCCGCGCTGATCGTGGTCATGTCCTGGATCGCGTTCTGGATCAAACCCGAGGCGATCCCCGCTCGGGTCACTCTCGGAGTGACGTCACTGCTGACCCTCG CCACTCAGAACACGCAGTCCCAGCAATCACTGCCACCGGTTTCCTACGTGAAAGCCATCGACGTTTGGATGTCCTCTTGCAGCGTGTTCGTGTTCCTATCCCTGATGGAGTTTGCCGTAGTGAACAACTACATGGGTCCTGTGGCCACCAAAGCCATGAAAGGATATTCTGACGAAGATCTCAGGGAGGCCATCGACGAGTTCAAA ACGCCGATGAGGAATGATTCCGAGAGAAGCAGAAGTCCGGTGAGACCTGCGACCGTTCAATACGACACCTGCTGCCAGGGTCGGGCGACTGCGATTTACATCGACAAATTCTCCAGATTCTTTTTTCCGTTTTCTTTTCTCATCTTGAATGTCGTCTATTGGAGTACCTTCCTATAA
- the LOC114871756 gene encoding glycine receptor subunit alpha-4 isoform X2 yields the protein MTRQSLVILCCYLYTLFDMAALHFPEEICEPVLSTEVEGWHIKVDSLSSSTFRLSARKRGYRFFPKIERESDLEEYGRKEASLSLRDILPLNPKQYDKHRAPKFLGQPTIVYFHVTVLSLDSINEESMTYVADIFLAQSWRDSRLRLPENMSEEYRILDVDWLHNIWRPDCFFKNAKKVTFHEMSIPNHYLWLYHDKTLLYMSKLTLVLSCAMKFESYPHDTQICSMMIESLSHTTQDLVFIWNMTDPLVVNPEIELPQLDISNNYTTDCTIEYSTGNFTCIQIVFNLRRRLGYHLFHTYIPSALIVVMSWIAFWIKPEAIPARVTLGVTSLLTLATQNTQSQQSLPPVSYVKAIDVWMSSCSVFVFLSLMEFAVVNNYMGPVATKAMKGYSDEDLREAIDEFKTPMRNDSERSRSPVRPATVQYDTCCQGRATAIYIDKFSRFFFPFSFLILNVVYWSTFL from the exons ATGACGAGGCAATCTCTGGTGATCCTATGCTGCTACCTGTACACGCTCTTTGACATGGCGGCCCTACATTTTCC CGAGGAAATATGCGAACCGGTACTTTCCACGGAGGTCGAAGGCTGGCATATTAAGGTCGATAGCCTATCGTCCAGTACGTTTCGACTTTCGGCGAGAAAGCGTGGGTACCGATTCTTTCCGAAGATCGAAAG GGAGTCGGATCTCGAGGAGTACGGCAGGAAGGAGGCCTCTTTGTCACTGAGAGACATCCTACCATTGAATCCGAAGCAGTACGACAAGCACAGGGCGCCGAAGTTCTTGGGGCAGCCTACTATCGTCTACTTCCATGTCACCGTGCTCAGTCTCGACTCCATAAACGAGGAGTCTATG ACGTACGTTGCAGACATATTTCTGGCACAGAGTTGGCGGGATTCGAGACTTCGACTTCCGGAGAACATGTCCGAAGAGTATAGAATATTGGACGTTGACTGGCTGCACAATATCTGGAGGCCTGACTGCTTCTTCAAGAACGCGAAGAAGGTCACCTTCCATGAGATGTCGATACCGAATCATTATCTTTGGCTTTATCACGACAAGACTCTACTTTACATGTCAAA ATTGACCCTCGTTCTTTCCTGCGCGATGAAGTTTGAGTCTTATCCACACGATACTCAGATTTGCTCAATGATGATCGAAAGTT TGTCACACACAACGCAGGACCTGGTGTTCATATGGAACATGACGGATCCATTGGTGGTGAATCCAGAGATCGAGCTGCCGCAGTTGGACATTTCGAACAATTACACGACCGACTGCACGATCGAATACTCGACCGGGAACTTCACGTGCATTCAAATAGTGTTCAATCTGCGTCGTCGTCTCGGCTATCACCTCTTCCATACGTATATACCGTCCGCGCTGATCGTGGTCATGTCCTGGATCGCGTTCTGGATCAAACCCGAGGCGATCCCCGCTCGGGTCACTCTCGGAGTGACGTCACTGCTGACCCTCG CCACTCAGAACACGCAGTCCCAGCAATCACTGCCACCGGTTTCCTACGTGAAAGCCATCGACGTTTGGATGTCCTCTTGCAGCGTGTTCGTGTTCCTATCCCTGATGGAGTTTGCCGTAGTGAACAACTACATGGGTCCTGTGGCCACCAAAGCCATGAAAGGATATTCTGACGAAGATCTCAGGGAGGCCATCGACGAGTTCAAA ACGCCGATGAGGAATGATTCCGAGAGAAGCAGAAGTCCGGTGAGACCTGCGACCGTTCAATACGACACCTGCTGCCAGGGTCGGGCGACTGCGATTTACATCGACAAATTCTCCAGATTCTTTTTTCCGTTTTCTTTTCTCATCTTGAATGTCGTCTATTGGAGTACCTTCCTATAA
- the LOC114871756 gene encoding glycine receptor subunit alpha-4 isoform X1, with amino-acid sequence MTRQSLVILCCYLYTLFDMAALHFPTPERRIESKMDAMNSFSLQKLATVQAAQASPATVSSFSEEICEPVLSTEVEGWHIKVDSLSSSTFRLSARKRGYRFFPKIERESDLEEYGRKEASLSLRDILPLNPKQYDKHRAPKFLGQPTIVYFHVTVLSLDSINEESMTYVADIFLAQSWRDSRLRLPENMSEEYRILDVDWLHNIWRPDCFFKNAKKVTFHEMSIPNHYLWLYHDKTLLYMSKLTLVLSCAMKFESYPHDTQICSMMIESLSHTTQDLVFIWNMTDPLVVNPEIELPQLDISNNYTTDCTIEYSTGNFTCIQIVFNLRRRLGYHLFHTYIPSALIVVMSWIAFWIKPEAIPARVTLGVTSLLTLATQNTQSQQSLPPVSYVKAIDVWMSSCSVFVFLSLMEFAVVNNYMGPVATKAMKGYSDEDLREAIDEFKTPMRNDSERSRSPVRPATVQYDTCCQGRATAIYIDKFSRFFFPFSFLILNVVYWSTFL; translated from the exons ATGACGAGGCAATCTCTGGTGATCCTATGCTGCTACCTGTACACGCTCTTTGACATGGCGGCCCTACATTTTCC TACTCCGGAGAGGAGAATCGAGTCGAAGATGGACGCGATGAATTCGTTCTCGTTGCAAAAGCTGGCGACGGTACAAGCTGCCCAAGCATCACCCGCGACTGTGTCGAGTTTCAGCGAGGAAATATGCGAACCGGTACTTTCCACGGAGGTCGAAGGCTGGCATATTAAGGTCGATAGCCTATCGTCCAGTACGTTTCGACTTTCGGCGAGAAAGCGTGGGTACCGATTCTTTCCGAAGATCGAAAG GGAGTCGGATCTCGAGGAGTACGGCAGGAAGGAGGCCTCTTTGTCACTGAGAGACATCCTACCATTGAATCCGAAGCAGTACGACAAGCACAGGGCGCCGAAGTTCTTGGGGCAGCCTACTATCGTCTACTTCCATGTCACCGTGCTCAGTCTCGACTCCATAAACGAGGAGTCTATG ACGTACGTTGCAGACATATTTCTGGCACAGAGTTGGCGGGATTCGAGACTTCGACTTCCGGAGAACATGTCCGAAGAGTATAGAATATTGGACGTTGACTGGCTGCACAATATCTGGAGGCCTGACTGCTTCTTCAAGAACGCGAAGAAGGTCACCTTCCATGAGATGTCGATACCGAATCATTATCTTTGGCTTTATCACGACAAGACTCTACTTTACATGTCAAA ATTGACCCTCGTTCTTTCCTGCGCGATGAAGTTTGAGTCTTATCCACACGATACTCAGATTTGCTCAATGATGATCGAAAGTT TGTCACACACAACGCAGGACCTGGTGTTCATATGGAACATGACGGATCCATTGGTGGTGAATCCAGAGATCGAGCTGCCGCAGTTGGACATTTCGAACAATTACACGACCGACTGCACGATCGAATACTCGACCGGGAACTTCACGTGCATTCAAATAGTGTTCAATCTGCGTCGTCGTCTCGGCTATCACCTCTTCCATACGTATATACCGTCCGCGCTGATCGTGGTCATGTCCTGGATCGCGTTCTGGATCAAACCCGAGGCGATCCCCGCTCGGGTCACTCTCGGAGTGACGTCACTGCTGACCCTCG CCACTCAGAACACGCAGTCCCAGCAATCACTGCCACCGGTTTCCTACGTGAAAGCCATCGACGTTTGGATGTCCTCTTGCAGCGTGTTCGTGTTCCTATCCCTGATGGAGTTTGCCGTAGTGAACAACTACATGGGTCCTGTGGCCACCAAAGCCATGAAAGGATATTCTGACGAAGATCTCAGGGAGGCCATCGACGAGTTCAAA ACGCCGATGAGGAATGATTCCGAGAGAAGCAGAAGTCCGGTGAGACCTGCGACCGTTCAATACGACACCTGCTGCCAGGGTCGGGCGACTGCGATTTACATCGACAAATTCTCCAGATTCTTTTTTCCGTTTTCTTTTCTCATCTTGAATGTCGTCTATTGGAGTACCTTCCTATAA